One segment of Carya illinoinensis cultivar Pawnee chromosome 1, C.illinoinensisPawnee_v1, whole genome shotgun sequence DNA contains the following:
- the LOC122291001 gene encoding uncharacterized mitochondrial protein AtMg00810-like: MDLNLLIYVDDITLMSSDATLSTTIKDFLETKFRIKDLSSLKYFLGMEVGCSQTSIQLSQHKYALEILSETDILASKPSPLPVEPNIKLKKNEGEVFPDPALYRKLVGKLLYLTNTLSDLSYNINLLSQFMENPRVPHYDAIIKVLKYVKNTPRQGIFFPASSTMELVYSDANWANCPNTCRSTTTFCVFIDNSLVSWKSNKHNTISRSCAESKYRAMVVVVCKPTWFRYLLSDLCITIKTPATLYCDNTAALNIFASPFFTSAQSILS; the protein is encoded by the coding sequence ATGGACCTCAACTTACTCATATATGTCGATGATATAACCCTCATGAGTTCAGATGCCACTTTGAGTACTACCATAAAGGATTTTTTGGAGACAAAATTTAGAATTAAGGACCTCAGCTCACTTAAATACTTCCTTGGCATGGAAGTGGGATGCTCACAAACTAGCATCCAACTTAGCCAACATAAATACGCGTTGGAAATTCTCTCTGAGACAGACATATTGGCATCTAAGCCTTCTCCCTTGCCGGTGGAACCCAACATCAAACTCAAAAAGAATGAAGGTGAAGTCTTTCCTGACCCTGCCCTTTACCGAAAATTAGTTGGTAAGCTCCTTTATCTAACCAACACACTGTCAGACCTGAGTTACAATATTAATTTGCTTAGCCAATTCATGGAAAACCCACGTGTTCCTCATTATGATGCCATCATCAAAGTGCTCAAGTATGTCAAGAATACTCCAAGACAGGGCATTTTCTTCCCTGCTAGTTCAACAATGGAGCTCGTTTACTCAGATGCTAATTGGGCCAACTGCCCAAACACATGTAGATCAACCACTACATTTTGCGTGTTCATTGATAACTCTCTGGTCTCATGGAAGTCCAACAAGCATAACACTATCTCAAGGTCATGTGCTGAGTCCAAATACAGAGCAATGGTTGTAGTCGTATGCAAGCCCACATGGTTTCGCTACTTACTTTCTGACCTATGTATCACCATCAAAACACCTGCTACTCTATATTGTGACAACACGGCTGCCCTAAACATTTTCGCGAGCCCTTTTTTCACGAGTGCACAAAGCATATTGAGCTAG